In Bombus vancouverensis nearcticus unplaced genomic scaffold, iyBomVanc1_principal scaffold0026, whole genome shotgun sequence, a single window of DNA contains:
- the LOC143304190 gene encoding uncharacterized protein LOC143304190 has protein sequence MTLLLKYIFYLTIYPRVFSVYTPNNLNSTCVVKFVGYGNTEKVELSSLLESEGLQSQIAQQKKALEEKFNEENDETCETNFSTNVNSKKYNVEKMDCDSEEANAYKHHFIPGPSFNSMTDIMPPAPPLPPQLMAKLPDNDTDALSSMLMSWYISGYMVYYTGYYHGLKQARNNQENRKNC, from the exons atgacacttctacttaaatatattttctaccttacaatttatccacgtgttttctctgtttacacaccgaataacctcaacagcacgtgtgttgtaaaatttgtag gctatggtaatacagagaaagtcgagttgagttctcttttagaatcagaaggtttgcaaagtcaaatagcacaacaaaagaaagctttggaagagaaattcaatgaagagaacgatgagacttgtgagactaatttttctacaaatgtaaattcgaaaaaatataatgtagaaaaaatggattgtgactctgaagaagcaaatgcgtataaacatcacttcataccgggaccatctttcaattcgatgactgatataatgccacctgcacctcctttaccaccacaattaatggccaa attaccagataatgatacagacgcactttcaagtatgttgatgtcatggtatattagtggttacatggtatattacacag gttattatcatggtttgaaacaagcaagaaacaatcaagagaacagaaagaactgttga
- the LOC117164731 gene encoding omega-amidase NIT2-A-like: MPEIEGDKLYNTCTIWGPDGTLIARHRKVHLFDIDIPNKITFRESDSLSPGNSLTTFDVKGCKIGIGICYDIRFEEMARIYRNKGCQMLIYPAAFNMTTGPLHWSLLQRSRANDNQLYVACISPARVP, translated from the exons atgcctgaaatagagggcgataaattgtacaatacctgtactatttggggtcccgatggaactttgatagcaagacaccgaaag gtacatctattcgacatcgacattcctaataagattacttttcgagagagtgattcactcagtcctggtaactccctaacgacgttcgatgtgaagggctgcaaaataggtattggcatttgctatgatattagattcgaggaaatggcacgcatttatcggaacaaag gttgccaaatgctgatatatccagcggcattcaatatgaccactggaccattgcactggtctttacttcagcgttccagagcgaatgataatcaattatacgttgcctgcatatcaccggctcgtgttccttaa
- the LOC143304185 gene encoding omega-amidase NIT2-A-like yields MPEIEGDKLYNTCTIWGPDGTLIARHRKVHLFDIDIPNKITFRESDSLSPGNSLTTFDVKGCKIGIGICYDIRFEEMARIYRNKGTVT; encoded by the exons atgcctgaaatagagggcgataaattgtacaatacctgtactatttggggtcccgatggaactttgatagcaagacaccgaaag gtacatctattcgacatcgacattcctaataagattacttttcgagagagtgattcactcagtcctggtaactccctaacgacgttcgatgtgaagggctgcaaaataggtattggcatttgctatgatattagattcgaggaaatggcacgcatttatcggaacaaaggtacagtaacttaa
- the LOC143304184 gene encoding venom serine protease Bi-VSP-like, whose translation MEVQMPVIKNAECKIAYSKFPNAPDITDGIICAEHAQGGEDSCTADRGGPLLIQHELTSYLIGIVSYAYKCGTAGYPSVYTRVTSYLDFILQAMQ comes from the exons atggaagtacaaatgccagtgattaagaacgccgaatgcaaaatagcttattccaaatttcctaatgcacctgatatcactgatggtataatatgcgccgaacatgctcagggtggagaggattcttgtacg gctgaccgcggcggaccactgctgatacaacatgaattaacctcgtatttaataggtattgtgtcttatgcttataagtgcggcacagctgggtatcccagcgtttacactagggtcacatcgtaccttgacttcattctccaagcgatgcaataa